The Deinococcus apachensis DSM 19763 genome has a segment encoding these proteins:
- a CDS encoding TCR/Tet family MFS transporter: protein MVATSARRPAALAFILLTVLLDVMGIGLIIPVFPLLVTELAHSPTAGAQMVGVFTAVYAVMQFVCAPILGALSDRYGRRPVLLASLTGMGLDYLLLTVAPNLAWLFVGRVIAGMTGASITVANAYLADVTPPEGRARSFGLLGATFGVGFILGPALGGVLGDIDLRLPFLVAAGLALLNALYGFFVLPESLAPENRGGRPGRGVLNPLLPLKALGRYPLVRNLAAAFVLIGMAQQVIFSTWVLFTERVLGWTPAQNGVALAVVGLLSVVVQAGLVGVAMRVLGERGAIFTGLLLGVVQYVLLGAARSGELLYASIVLGSMAGIAGPAIQGLISRTVDPTEQGRVQGALTSVNSLVGIVGPLLATSVFAYFTRPGNTFHEPGAAFYMAALFSLLGTVVAGVVLRRAGRQY from the coding sequence ATGGTAGCCACCTCTGCCCGCCGCCCCGCCGCGCTGGCGTTCATCCTGCTGACAGTCCTGCTCGACGTGATGGGCATCGGGCTGATCATCCCGGTGTTTCCGCTGCTGGTGACCGAGCTGGCGCACTCGCCCACCGCCGGGGCGCAGATGGTCGGCGTGTTCACCGCCGTGTATGCGGTCATGCAGTTCGTCTGCGCACCGATCCTGGGGGCGCTCTCCGACCGCTACGGCCGCCGCCCGGTCCTCCTTGCCAGCCTGACGGGGATGGGGCTGGACTACCTGCTGCTGACGGTGGCGCCCAACCTCGCGTGGCTCTTCGTGGGCCGGGTGATCGCGGGGATGACCGGGGCGAGCATCACCGTGGCAAACGCCTACCTGGCGGACGTGACGCCCCCCGAGGGCCGCGCCCGCTCCTTCGGGTTGCTGGGGGCGACCTTCGGGGTGGGCTTTATCCTGGGTCCGGCGCTGGGCGGGGTGCTGGGGGACATCGACCTGCGCCTGCCGTTCCTGGTCGCGGCGGGGTTGGCGCTGCTGAACGCGCTGTACGGCTTTTTTGTGCTGCCCGAATCGCTGGCGCCGGAGAACCGGGGGGGGCGTCCGGGCCGGGGGGTGCTCAACCCGCTGCTGCCCCTGAAGGCGCTGGGGCGCTACCCACTGGTGCGAAACCTCGCCGCCGCCTTCGTGTTGATTGGCATGGCGCAGCAGGTCATCTTCAGCACCTGGGTCCTTTTCACCGAGCGGGTGCTGGGGTGGACACCCGCGCAAAATGGGGTCGCGCTGGCCGTCGTCGGGCTGCTCTCGGTGGTCGTGCAGGCGGGACTGGTCGGCGTGGCGATGCGGGTGCTGGGCGAGCGGGGGGCGATCTTCACCGGCCTGCTCCTCGGCGTCGTGCAGTACGTCCTGCTGGGGGCGGCGCGCTCCGGCGAGCTGCTGTACGCCTCCATCGTGCTGGGGTCAATGGCGGGCATCGCGGGTCCGGCGATCCAGGGCCTGATCAGCCGCACGGTGGACCCCACCGAGCAGGGGCGGGTGCAGGGGGCGCTCACCAGCGTCAACAGCCTGGTGGGGATCGTCGGCCCGCTGCTCGCCACCTCCGTCTTCGCCTACTTCACCCGCCCCGGAAACACCTTCCACGAGCCGGGCGCAGCCTTTTACATGGCGGCCCTCTTCAGCCTGCTGGGGACCGTGGTGGCGGGCGTGGTCCTGCGGCGGGCGGGGCGGCAGTACTGA
- a CDS encoding NPCBM/NEW2 domain-containing protein: MRRVLTKSRYVISVGALLGLVPGTFLEAVAAAPSASMGRVPTHTALSRGDLTAQPFLRATNARGPAERGRSNGEAASGDGRALTLNGRVYARGLGVHAGSSLSFALGGRCRIFMTRVGVDDEVGDRGSVVFQVYADGVKAYDSGRMTGRSATKTVIVPVKGAGELRLVVTDAGDGNSGDHADWVSPQLLGCALAPAPRAAARTPASGLESRRSGIPRPPARPAAPQAPISGPVVYRGPITITRGGVYSGNWASSDTTPAVTVKTSEPVVIENARLRGRGDLVRGFGVNLTLRGVQGENLPPSAAGRAPGHAVLVEEIQNLTVENSSFVRGGIYVRKFLGRGTQGIRIRRNTFANIDGRQSDGARGFSGKVDRRQMVQFNDVQGIPNAEIAWNQVVNRPGESAVEDNINLFASSGTPGNPILIHDNYIQGAYPMNPGTQKGYSGGGIMLGDGKVTSPLGNGYVRAYGNQIVSTTNYGIAIAGGSGIEAYGNRVVSSGRLPDGRPIAAANVGMYVWDINGASNLRPATFARNVLRDNVSGWTRVGADGRENNNPMWLPHCTLNGSRCANNRDLGKVTLATERAEWDLWQQKLRAAGVVVGAR; the protein is encoded by the coding sequence ATGCGTCGAGTTCTGACAAAAAGCCGTTACGTCATCTCTGTCGGAGCCCTGCTCGGCCTGGTGCCGGGTACATTCCTGGAGGCGGTGGCGGCCGCCCCATCCGCATCGATGGGTCGGGTGCCCACGCACACGGCGCTGAGCCGCGGTGACCTGACCGCGCAGCCCTTCCTGCGGGCCACGAACGCCCGGGGACCGGCCGAGCGTGGCCGCAGCAACGGGGAGGCGGCTTCCGGCGACGGTCGGGCGCTCACCCTCAACGGCCGCGTCTATGCCCGCGGCCTGGGCGTTCACGCGGGGTCCAGCCTGTCGTTCGCCCTGGGGGGCCGTTGCCGCATCTTCATGACCCGCGTCGGCGTGGACGACGAGGTGGGCGACCGGGGCAGTGTGGTCTTTCAAGTTTACGCCGACGGGGTCAAGGCCTACGACAGCGGCCGGATGACGGGCCGGAGTGCCACGAAAACGGTGATCGTCCCGGTGAAGGGTGCGGGGGAGTTGCGTCTGGTCGTGACGGACGCGGGCGACGGCAACAGTGGGGATCACGCCGACTGGGTGAGTCCCCAACTGCTGGGCTGCGCGCTGGCCCCGGCCCCCCGCGCCGCTGCCAGGACCCCGGCTTCCGGTCTGGAGTCCCGTCGTTCGGGAATCCCCCGACCCCCCGCGCGCCCGGCCGCTCCCCAGGCTCCCATCTCCGGCCCGGTGGTGTATCGCGGGCCCATCACGATCACCCGGGGCGGAGTCTATTCGGGCAACTGGGCGAGCAGCGACACCACGCCCGCCGTGACGGTCAAGACCTCCGAGCCCGTCGTGATCGAGAACGCCCGGCTGAGAGGGCGCGGCGACCTCGTGAGGGGCTTCGGCGTCAACCTCACGTTGCGGGGCGTCCAGGGGGAGAATCTGCCGCCCAGCGCTGCGGGCCGCGCCCCCGGTCACGCGGTGCTCGTCGAGGAGATTCAGAACCTCACGGTCGAGAACTCCTCGTTCGTGCGCGGCGGCATCTATGTTCGCAAGTTCTTGGGCCGGGGCACGCAGGGCATTCGCATCCGGCGCAACACCTTTGCCAACATCGACGGCCGCCAGAGCGACGGCGCCCGGGGCTTCAGCGGGAAGGTGGACCGGCGCCAGATGGTGCAGTTCAACGACGTGCAGGGCATTCCGAACGCGGAGATCGCCTGGAATCAGGTCGTGAACCGGCCCGGCGAGAGCGCCGTCGAGGACAACATCAACCTTTTTGCCAGCAGCGGCACGCCCGGGAACCCCATCCTGATTCATGACAATTACATCCAGGGCGCCTACCCCATGAATCCCGGCACCCAGAAGGGCTACTCGGGGGGCGGGATCATGCTGGGCGACGGGAAGGTGACGAGTCCGCTGGGCAACGGGTACGTGCGGGCGTACGGCAACCAGATCGTGAGCACCACGAACTACGGCATCGCCATCGCGGGCGGTTCGGGCATTGAGGCCTACGGGAACCGGGTGGTGTCCAGCGGTCGCCTTCCCGACGGCCGCCCCATCGCCGCCGCCAACGTGGGGATGTACGTGTGGGACATCAACGGGGCCTCGAACCTCAGGCCCGCGACCTTCGCCCGGAACGTCCTGCGCGACAACGTCTCGGGCTGGACGCGGGTGGGCGCGGATGGACGGGAGAACAACAACCCGATGTGGCTTCCCCACTGCACCCTGAACGGCAGCCGCTGCGCGAACAACCGTGACTTAGGCAAGGTCACCCTCGCCACCGAGCGGGCCGAGTGGGACCTGTGGCAGCAGAAGCTCCGGGCGGCCGGAGTGGTGGTCGGGGCGCGCTGA
- a CDS encoding M42 family metallopeptidase, with translation MSAPTESRINLDFLFALLRQAAPSGFERRAADVWKQEAATFARVSEDHYGNVYAEIGPEDAPAIALQGHLDEIGLIVSHVGDEGFLSVLAIGGWDPQVLVGQRIRLLAPGGDLVGVVGKKAIHVMEPEERKNASKIEDLWIDVGLGKEEAQARIPVGTPGVIEQEPLRMGGRIVSRALDNRVGAFIVLEALRALAGTDLKHRVVAVGTSQEEIGVFGAQLSGYRLNPIAGVAVDVTHETKQPGVSEKKYGVVPFGSGANLSVGPMNSPVILRQMTAAAQAGGIPYTLSASGRYTGTDADALTLVRAGVPTAVVSIPNRYMHSPSEMVDERDVKACIDIIAAWIRELGAEPDFTR, from the coding sequence GTGAGCGCCCCAACCGAATCCCGGATCAACCTCGACTTCCTGTTCGCCCTGCTGCGCCAGGCGGCCCCCAGCGGCTTCGAACGCCGTGCCGCCGACGTGTGGAAGCAGGAGGCGGCGACCTTCGCCCGCGTCTCGGAGGACCACTACGGCAACGTGTACGCCGAAATTGGCCCCGAAGATGCCCCGGCCATCGCCCTGCAGGGCCACCTCGACGAGATCGGCCTGATCGTGAGCCACGTCGGCGACGAGGGCTTTCTGAGCGTGCTCGCCATCGGGGGCTGGGACCCACAGGTGCTCGTGGGGCAGCGCATCCGCCTCCTCGCGCCGGGGGGGGACCTGGTGGGCGTGGTCGGCAAGAAGGCGATTCACGTGATGGAACCCGAGGAGCGCAAGAACGCCAGCAAGATTGAGGACCTGTGGATTGACGTGGGCCTGGGCAAGGAGGAGGCGCAGGCGCGAATCCCGGTCGGCACCCCCGGCGTGATCGAGCAGGAGCCGCTGCGGATGGGCGGGCGCATCGTCAGCCGCGCGCTCGACAACCGGGTGGGCGCCTTTATCGTGCTGGAGGCGCTGCGGGCGCTGGCCGGGACGGACCTGAAGCACCGCGTCGTCGCCGTGGGCACCAGCCAGGAGGAGATCGGCGTCTTCGGGGCGCAACTCAGCGGCTATCGCCTGAACCCCATCGCCGGGGTCGCTGTGGACGTGACGCACGAGACGAAGCAGCCCGGCGTCAGCGAGAAGAAGTACGGAGTGGTGCCTTTCGGCTCGGGCGCGAACCTCAGCGTGGGGCCCATGAACAGCCCGGTCATCCTGCGGCAGATGACGGCGGCGGCGCAGGCGGGGGGCATCCCCTACACCCTCAGCGCGAGCGGGCGCTACACGGGCACGGACGCGGACGCCCTGACCCTCGTGCGCGCGGGTGTGCCCACCGCCGTCGTCAGCATCCCCAACCGCTACATGCACTCGCCCAGCGAGATGGTGGACGAGCGGGACGTGAAGGCCTGCATCGACATCATCGCGGCGTGGATCAGGGAGCTGGGGGCGGAGCCGGACTTCACCCGCTGA
- a CDS encoding Mrp/NBP35 family ATP-binding protein, whose amino-acid sequence MRDALWTALKTVNDPELHRDLVSLGMIERAEVEGDVAHVKVNLTTPACPLKGKIEGDVREAVLAVPGIRDVAVTFGAMVRQPAQPALPGVKHVLLVGSGKGGVGKSSVAVNIAASLARDGARVGLLDADVYGPSVAHMLGESASRVTANAERKMQPLQAHGIRFLSMANLSPAGQALVWRGPMLHSAIQQFLKDAAWGDLDYLIVDLPPGTGDVQLSLTQTIHVTGAVLVTTPQDVALIDAARALDMFRKASVPVLGVVENMSYFVAPDTGLTYDLFGRGGSRKLGGLPLLGEVPLDVVTRQDADAGTPAVLAHPESPAAQALTQIARNLAGRVSVQSLASLPEQLPVV is encoded by the coding sequence ATGCGTGACGCCCTGTGGACCGCCCTGAAAACCGTGAATGACCCCGAGCTGCACCGCGATCTGGTGTCGCTGGGCATGATCGAGCGCGCGGAGGTCGAGGGGGACGTGGCCCACGTGAAGGTGAACCTCACCACGCCCGCCTGCCCGCTCAAGGGCAAGATCGAGGGGGACGTGCGGGAGGCGGTCCTCGCCGTGCCCGGCATCCGGGACGTGGCCGTGACCTTCGGGGCGATGGTGCGGCAGCCCGCCCAGCCCGCCCTGCCGGGCGTGAAGCACGTCCTGCTGGTGGGCAGCGGCAAGGGCGGCGTGGGCAAGAGCAGCGTGGCGGTGAACATCGCGGCGTCGCTCGCGCGGGACGGGGCGCGGGTGGGGCTGCTGGACGCCGACGTGTATGGCCCCAGCGTGGCGCACATGCTGGGTGAGTCGGCCTCGCGGGTGACGGCGAATGCCGAGCGCAAGATGCAGCCCCTTCAGGCGCACGGCATCCGCTTCCTGAGCATGGCGAACCTCTCGCCCGCCGGGCAGGCTCTGGTGTGGCGCGGGCCGATGCTGCACTCGGCGATTCAGCAGTTCCTCAAGGACGCGGCGTGGGGCGACCTCGACTACCTGATTGTGGACCTGCCGCCGGGCACCGGCGACGTGCAGCTCTCGCTGACGCAGACGATCCACGTGACGGGCGCGGTGCTGGTCACGACGCCGCAGGACGTGGCGCTGATCGACGCGGCCCGCGCGCTCGACATGTTCCGCAAGGCCAGCGTGCCGGTGCTGGGGGTGGTGGAGAACATGAGTTACTTCGTGGCACCCGACACCGGCCTCACCTACGACCTCTTCGGGCGGGGCGGCTCGCGCAAGCTGGGGGGGCTGCCGCTGCTGGGCGAGGTGCCGCTGGATGTGGTGACCCGCCAGGACGCGGACGCGGGCACCCCCGCCGTCCTCGCGCACCCGGAGTCGCCCGCCGCGCAGGCCCTGACGCAGATCGCGCGCAACCTGGCGGGCCGCGTGAGCGTGCAATCACTCGCCTCCCTTCCTGAACAGCTCCCGGTGGTCTGA
- the dusA gene encoding tRNA dihydrouridine(20/20a) synthase DusA, which translates to MTASAHPPHTLSVAPMMDWTDRHCRAFHRTLTRRTLLYTEMVTTGAILHGDRERHLGFGTAEHPVALQLGGSDPVALAECARIAQDWGYDEVNLNCGCPSDRVQSGSFGACLMGTPDVVARAVEAMRGATSLPITVKHRIGIDDLDSYEHLTRFVGIVAGAGCETFIVHARKAWLSGLSPKENREIPPLRYEVVRQLGADFPHLTIVLNGGVLTPEAAREHLAWADGVMIGRAAYQDPYILATADRDVFGEDVTPPTRREAIEAFLPYVAEQLEQGQPLNRLMKHTLGLFAGQPGARHWKRTLSEQGHRSGAGLEVVRGALAGVPESVLDARPRIGEAQPA; encoded by the coding sequence ATGACCGCCTCCGCCCACCCGCCTCACACCCTCTCGGTCGCGCCCATGATGGACTGGACCGACCGGCACTGCCGGGCATTTCACCGCACTCTGACGCGGCGGACGCTGCTGTACACCGAGATGGTCACCACGGGGGCGATCCTGCATGGTGACCGCGAGCGGCACCTGGGGTTCGGAACGGCCGAGCATCCCGTCGCCCTGCAACTGGGCGGCAGTGATCCGGTGGCGCTTGCCGAATGCGCCCGCATAGCTCAGGATTGGGGCTACGACGAGGTGAACCTCAACTGCGGCTGCCCCAGTGACCGGGTGCAAAGCGGTTCGTTCGGCGCCTGCCTCATGGGCACGCCCGACGTGGTGGCCCGAGCGGTGGAGGCGATGCGGGGGGCCACTTCTCTCCCCATCACCGTCAAGCACCGCATCGGCATCGACGACTTGGACAGCTACGAGCACCTGACGCGTTTTGTGGGCATAGTGGCGGGGGCCGGGTGTGAGACCTTCATCGTTCACGCGCGCAAGGCGTGGCTCTCGGGCCTCTCGCCCAAGGAAAACCGCGAGATTCCCCCGCTGCGCTACGAGGTCGTGCGGCAACTGGGAGCCGACTTTCCGCACCTGACGATCGTGCTGAACGGCGGCGTGCTGACGCCGGAGGCGGCGCGGGAGCATCTGGCCTGGGCCGACGGCGTGATGATCGGCCGCGCGGCGTACCAGGACCCCTACATCCTCGCCACCGCCGACCGCGACGTGTTCGGGGAGGACGTGACGCCGCCTACCCGCCGCGAGGCCATTGAGGCGTTCCTGCCCTACGTCGCCGAGCAGCTGGAACAGGGCCAGCCCCTGAACCGCCTGATGAAGCACACCCTCGGCCTCTTCGCGGGACAGCCGGGTGCCCGGCACTGGAAGCGGACCCTCAGCGAGCAGGGCCACCGCTCCGGCGCGGGGTTGGAGGTGGTGCGCGGGGCGCTGGCGGGAGTGCCGGAGAGTGTGCTGGACGCGCGACCCAGGATAGGGGAGGCTCAGCCCGCGTAG
- a CDS encoding helix-turn-helix transcriptional regulator, which translates to MTALPSSAPGAPAASPPPAPERTKNRLLELLKRHGPQTVQDLAVGLGVSVPGARRHLIDLQEQGLIEARTERPGGRGRPQHVFGLTDRGEAAFPKTYSSLCVDVLRHVEELFGEGAVLQVLDARSAELAQRLQAELPASLPLEERVRRLAEWQTGAGFDAVVEPGEDGTWYIVERNCPNLTVARQYPQLCRSELGMFVEALGAHVTRETRIACGQGSCRYRIGP; encoded by the coding sequence ATGACGGCGCTCCCCTCCTCCGCCCCCGGGGCGCCCGCGGCGTCGCCCCCGCCCGCTCCCGAGCGGACCAAGAACCGGTTGCTGGAACTGCTCAAACGGCACGGCCCCCAGACTGTGCAGGACCTGGCCGTGGGGCTGGGCGTCAGCGTGCCGGGTGCGCGGCGGCACCTGATCGACCTGCAGGAACAGGGGCTGATTGAGGCGCGCACCGAGCGGCCGGGCGGGCGCGGGCGGCCCCAGCACGTCTTCGGGCTCACCGACCGGGGCGAGGCAGCCTTTCCCAAGACGTACTCCAGCCTGTGCGTGGACGTGCTGCGCCACGTGGAGGAACTGTTCGGCGAGGGGGCGGTGCTTCAGGTCCTCGACGCCCGCAGCGCGGAGCTGGCGCAGCGGTTGCAGGCCGAGTTGCCCGCCTCCCTCCCGCTGGAGGAGCGCGTGCGGCGGCTGGCCGAGTGGCAGACCGGGGCGGGGTTCGACGCCGTGGTGGAGCCGGGTGAGGACGGCACGTGGTACATCGTGGAACGCAACTGCCCGAATCTGACGGTCGCCCGGCAGTATCCGCAACTGTGCCGCAGCGAGCTGGGCATGTTCGTCGAGGCGCTGGGCGCGCACGTCACGCGGGAGACGCGCATCGCGTGCGGGCAGGGCAGTTGCCGCTACCGGATCGGACCTTGA
- a CDS encoding MFS transporter, with amino-acid sequence MLRDDTVGSGMRAWRAGPTFRRLWLASTSANIGDGIGKTALPLLVASISRDPIVVASLSAFAALPGLVFTLPFGTLIDRLDRRTLLIVAHTARGLLLGLLALCVFTGHLHIALLYGIAFILGTAETLADGTAETFVPSLVEKEHLEDANGALYATSVTSNEFVGPPLGGLLFAAFPGLPFLVNAASFLGSTALISTLPSRPARRGVEREWWWREVTGGLKWLWSHALLRSVAWLMALTTLLDAAVFALFVLFATALPGVGPVGYGLLLTAGAVGHILGSLLSPYFSRRFGAGRTVLGSVFVLGLVYLGLSVLHAPPLLAALLVLDGLNLGLSGVVKVSLRQRLVPPELLGRVGGAYRFVISWAAPLGAFLGGVLGQTLGLRPTFAMAGGLALVVAVLFLGRVNNRVVARAQERVDGRTHPSA; translated from the coding sequence GTGCTCCGCGACGACACGGTAGGCTCAGGCATGAGGGCGTGGCGGGCAGGACCGACCTTCCGGCGGCTGTGGCTGGCGAGCACGAGCGCGAATATCGGGGATGGCATCGGCAAAACGGCGCTGCCGCTGCTCGTCGCGTCGATCTCCCGCGACCCCATCGTCGTCGCCAGCCTCTCGGCCTTCGCCGCGCTGCCCGGCCTGGTGTTCACGCTCCCGTTCGGCACCCTGATCGACCGTCTCGACCGCCGCACCCTGCTGATAGTCGCGCACACGGCGCGCGGCTTACTGCTCGGCCTGCTCGCCCTCTGTGTCTTCACGGGGCACCTCCACATCGCCCTGTTGTACGGGATCGCCTTCATCCTCGGCACGGCGGAGACGCTCGCGGATGGGACCGCTGAGACCTTTGTGCCGTCTCTCGTCGAGAAAGAGCATCTGGAGGACGCCAACGGCGCGCTGTATGCCACGAGCGTGACGAGCAACGAGTTCGTCGGCCCACCGCTCGGGGGGCTGCTGTTCGCCGCTTTTCCCGGCCTGCCGTTTCTCGTGAATGCCGCGAGCTTTCTCGGGAGTACGGCCCTGATCTCGACCCTGCCCAGCCGCCCCGCACGGCGAGGAGTGGAGCGTGAATGGTGGTGGCGCGAGGTGACGGGCGGCCTGAAGTGGCTGTGGTCGCACGCGCTGCTGCGCTCCGTGGCGTGGCTGATGGCCCTCACGACGCTGCTCGACGCGGCGGTGTTCGCACTGTTCGTGCTCTTTGCGACGGCTCTTCCCGGCGTCGGTCCGGTGGGGTACGGGTTACTCCTCACGGCTGGGGCCGTGGGGCACATCCTCGGCAGCCTGCTGTCGCCGTATTTCTCGCGGCGCTTCGGGGCGGGGCGCACCGTGCTCGGCTCCGTGTTTGTTCTGGGGCTCGTGTACCTCGGCTTGAGCGTCCTCCACGCGCCGCCGCTGCTGGCCGCACTGTTGGTGCTCGACGGCCTCAACCTGGGCTTGTCCGGCGTCGTGAAGGTGTCGCTGCGTCAGCGGCTCGTGCCGCCGGAACTGCTCGGGCGGGTGGGCGGGGCGTACCGCTTCGTGATCTCCTGGGCTGCACCACTCGGCGCGTTCCTGGGAGGGGTGCTCGGACAGACTCTGGGCTTGCGCCCGACCTTTGCGATGGCGGGTGGGCTGGCCCTCGTGGTGGCCGTGCTGTTCTTGGGCCGCGTGAACAACCGGGTGGTGGCCCGCGCTCAGGAGCGGGTGGACGGACGGACACATCCTTCCGCGTGA
- a CDS encoding phosphotransferase enzyme family protein, which yields MTYDPMFPVTYSILDPAALLEEVRRSYPLPEPLEYRRLYLGVNDTYFLAAAGTPLILRAYRAQSRPPPRVAFELDLIERLVTTGVPVARPIHRSDGRYSTTLAAPEGGRELVLFEFAPGGPPLRDETAAERYGGALAALHTALDGLEPTPAAPMLDLRALLDCPLEQLTSVLTHRPADLAFLAEMADLVRSYVEANAAFLDWGACHGDFQWKNAHVDDAGTVTVFDLDGAGFGWRAHDLAVFRPLSGDAAIWSGFLRGYTRKRTLSQADLAAVPYFEAAIRLWSLGFFLEHRDSTAWGSDAVNDALFNREVALLRRWWPRLTAR from the coding sequence ATGACGTACGATCCGATGTTCCCCGTGACTTACTCGATTCTCGACCCTGCGGCCCTCCTTGAGGAGGTGCGGCGCTCCTACCCCCTTCCGGAACCGTTGGAGTACCGGCGCCTGTATCTGGGTGTGAATGACACGTACTTTCTTGCGGCGGCTGGCACGCCGCTGATCCTGCGCGCCTACCGGGCGCAGTCCCGCCCGCCTCCACGGGTCGCCTTCGAACTCGACCTCATCGAACGCCTCGTGACCACCGGTGTCCCGGTCGCGCGGCCCATTCACCGGAGCGATGGCCGATACTCGACTACGTTGGCCGCGCCCGAGGGCGGGCGAGAACTGGTGCTGTTCGAGTTTGCCCCAGGCGGACCACCTCTCCGCGATGAGACTGCCGCAGAGCGGTATGGCGGCGCGCTCGCCGCCCTACACACGGCCCTCGACGGGCTTGAGCCCACTCCGGCTGCCCCGATGCTGGACCTGCGTGCGCTCCTCGACTGTCCACTTGAGCAGCTCACCTCTGTGCTTACCCACCGACCAGCTGACCTTGCGTTCCTGGCTGAGATGGCTGATCTGGTGCGGTCGTATGTCGAGGCGAACGCGGCATTCCTGGACTGGGGAGCGTGCCACGGGGATTTCCAGTGGAAGAACGCGCACGTAGACGATGCAGGAACAGTCACCGTGTTCGATCTGGATGGTGCGGGCTTCGGCTGGCGGGCGCATGATCTCGCGGTGTTCCGCCCGCTGAGTGGTGACGCGGCCATCTGGTCAGGATTTCTGCGCGGGTACACGCGGAAGCGGACGTTGAGCCAAGCCGATCTCGCAGCCGTGCCTTACTTCGAGGCGGCAATCCGCCTATGGTCGCTGGGCTTCTTCCTTGAACACCGTGACAGTACCGCCTGGGGCTCAGACGCCGTGAACGACGCCCTGTTTAACCGAGAGGTCGCTCTGTTGAGGCGGTGGTGGCCCCGGCTGACAGCCCGGTGA
- the apaG gene encoding Co2+/Mg2+ efflux protein ApaG translates to MSQPPRPPAPDVRVQVDVSYLRAHSTPGRHVFTYVIRIENHSDQTWKLLARHWDIVDAGGRETVVDGEGVVGEQPVIPPGGTFVYDSFVTVQDTPGRMGGHYVIQDAWGERAQVPIPPFVLEVPGERTLN, encoded by the coding sequence ATGAGCCAGCCCCCCCGTCCCCCAGCCCCGGACGTGCGCGTTCAGGTGGACGTGTCCTACCTGCGGGCGCACTCCACCCCCGGGCGCCACGTCTTCACCTACGTCATCCGCATTGAGAACCACAGTGACCAGACCTGGAAACTCCTCGCCCGCCACTGGGACATCGTGGACGCCGGGGGCCGTGAGACCGTTGTGGACGGCGAGGGTGTGGTCGGAGAGCAGCCCGTGATTCCGCCCGGCGGCACCTTCGTGTACGACTCCTTCGTGACTGTGCAGGACACGCCGGGTCGAATGGGCGGCCATTACGTGATACAGGATGCCTGGGGCGAGCGGGCGCAGGTGCCCATCCCCCCCTTCGTGCTGGAGGTGCCGGGCGAGCGGACGCTGAACTAG